A window of the Syntrophothermus lipocalidus DSM 12680 genome harbors these coding sequences:
- a CDS encoding acyl-CoA dehydrogenase family protein, translating to MDFALSLDQKTLMKDIEEFSRRYLAPIAAECDEKQEFIPTPIWRKMASLGYCGLPIPTGYGGAGLGALDTYMCLEAAGRGGAAAGHLLSWAVSMVLGSVALIKFGTEEQKKRYLPRIANGDLICAFCLTEPDAGSDAGSIRTQAVRRGDYYILNGTKSFVTNGPIADLCLVFVSTNPDMGPRGISVFLVESSFPGFSRGKKLNKLGVRSSPTSELIFSDCEVPAENLLGAEGEGFKIVAHQILEWERANFSFFLGVMDYNLQTCIKYARERIQFKRPIAEFQAIQHMLAEMKVELDAAKLMCYRVAWMIDQGMVPAPIEASSAKYFLAQALKKNADYAVQIHGANGMMKEYPLERSLRDYKILEIGGGTTQIQLDIIARNLLGGGVSR from the coding sequence GTGGATTTTGCATTGTCGCTTGATCAAAAGACCTTGATGAAAGATATTGAGGAATTTTCCCGCCGTTATCTTGCCCCTATCGCTGCAGAGTGCGACGAGAAGCAAGAGTTCATACCAACGCCCATATGGCGAAAAATGGCTTCGCTCGGCTATTGCGGCCTCCCGATTCCTACCGGTTACGGAGGTGCCGGATTAGGGGCCCTCGACACTTACATGTGCTTGGAAGCAGCGGGACGCGGTGGAGCTGCTGCCGGTCACCTGTTATCCTGGGCAGTCAGCATGGTTCTCGGTTCGGTAGCCCTTATCAAATTCGGTACCGAAGAACAAAAGAAGCGCTACCTGCCTCGGATTGCCAACGGCGACCTTATATGCGCCTTCTGCCTAACCGAACCGGATGCCGGGTCGGATGCTGGCAGCATTAGAACCCAAGCCGTCCGCCGGGGTGATTATTACATCCTAAATGGCACTAAGTCATTTGTTACCAACGGGCCGATTGCTGACCTGTGCCTGGTTTTTGTCTCTACCAATCCTGATATGGGACCCCGTGGTATCAGCGTTTTCTTGGTGGAAAGTTCTTTCCCTGGATTTTCTCGAGGCAAGAAGCTAAATAAGCTCGGAGTCCGCAGTTCCCCTACCTCAGAGCTCATCTTCAGCGACTGCGAAGTTCCCGCAGAAAACCTGCTCGGTGCCGAGGGTGAAGGGTTTAAGATAGTAGCCCACCAGATTCTCGAATGGGAACGAGCCAACTTTTCGTTCTTTCTTGGAGTGATGGACTATAACCTCCAAACTTGCATCAAGTACGCCAGAGAAAGGATACAGTTCAAGCGGCCAATCGCGGAATTTCAGGCTATCCAGCACATGCTGGCTGAAATGAAGGTAGAACTGGACGCAGCGAAGCTTATGTGCTACCGGGTGGCATGGATGATAGATCAGGGCATGGTCCCGGCCCCAATCGAGGCCTCATCGGCCAAATACTTCCTGGCCCAGGCTCTGAAGAAAAACGCCGATTATGCCGTGCAGATCCACGGCGCCAATGGGATGATGAAAGAGTATCCGCTTGAGCGTTCGCTCAGAGATTATAAAATCCTAGAGATTGGCGGGGGCACCACGCAGATCCAGCTGGACATCATCGCTAGGAATTTGTTGGGCGGGGGTGTAAGTCGATGA